In the Deinococcus radiophilus genome, one interval contains:
- a CDS encoding thioredoxin fold domain-containing protein: MTETTSANLTDQTRFVLLTQDNCPNCERLKLMLARPLKGQFDSQIVTVHREQNATEFGALTEQYGVQSTPALIDRERGEVLRNTGGLGEVKNFLTA, translated from the coding sequence ATGACTGAAACAACCTCTGCAAACCTCACCGATCAGACCCGCTTCGTGCTGCTGACCCAGGACAACTGCCCCAACTGCGAACGCCTCAAGCTGATGCTGGCCAGGCCCCTCAAGGGCCAGTTCGACAGCCAGATCGTGACCGTTCACCGTGAGCAGAACGCCACCGAATTCGGTGCACTGACGGAGCAGTACGGTGTGCAGAGCACCCCCGCCCTAATTGACCGCGAGCGCGGCGAGGTTCTGCGCAACACCGGCGGACTGGGCGAGGTGAAGAACTTTCTGACCGCTTGA
- the nrdF gene encoding class 1b ribonucleoside-diphosphate reductase subunit beta — protein sequence MHPHTDPFSATNWSEPEDGFSATFYEKYTSQLWFPEEIPLSNDAIVWKSLSEAERWTYIHASAGLNALDTLQGEVGMPALRHLVDGHIRKATIQFQGMMEDIHAKSYSLMNKTFLTTSEEREVFEWVRTQPQLQNKISIIMAIYNDPDVSRVGLWKKMVVSCMLETALFYSGFFYPLYLAGQGRMVSAGEIFNLIIMDEAVHGVYVALLAQEKFAEMNEAEQAYALAWYEDTLMQLYRNELAYTEMLYADVGLVDEVKKFIRYNCNVLADNLGVKRSFEDEEINPIVRNGIKAKGTTHDFFSAKGNSYAKIAVEALTEDDLDDIWPEPRRVTRKDPARPAHLEALAHD from the coding sequence ATGCACCCCCACACCGACCCCTTTTCCGCCACCAACTGGTCCGAGCCCGAGGACGGCTTCAGCGCCACCTTCTACGAGAAGTACACCTCGCAGCTGTGGTTCCCCGAAGAGATTCCGCTGAGCAACGACGCCATCGTCTGGAAGTCGCTCAGCGAGGCCGAGCGCTGGACCTACATCCACGCCTCGGCGGGGCTGAACGCGCTGGACACCCTGCAGGGCGAAGTCGGTATGCCGGCGCTGCGGCACCTGGTGGACGGCCACATCCGCAAGGCCACCATCCAGTTCCAGGGCATGATGGAGGACATCCACGCCAAAAGCTACTCCCTGATGAATAAGACCTTCCTGACCACCTCCGAGGAGCGCGAGGTGTTCGAGTGGGTCCGGACCCAGCCGCAGCTGCAGAACAAAATCAGCATCATCATGGCCATCTATAACGACCCGGACGTGTCAAGGGTGGGCCTGTGGAAGAAGATGGTGGTGTCGTGCATGTTGGAAACGGCGCTGTTCTACTCGGGGTTCTTCTATCCCCTCTACCTGGCGGGGCAGGGACGGATGGTGTCGGCCGGCGAAATTTTCAACCTCATCATCATGGACGAGGCGGTGCACGGGGTGTACGTGGCGCTGCTGGCCCAGGAGAAGTTCGCGGAGATGAACGAGGCCGAGCAGGCGTATGCCCTGGCCTGGTACGAGGACACCCTGATGCAGCTGTACCGCAACGAGCTGGCCTACACCGAGATGCTGTACGCCGACGTGGGACTGGTGGACGAGGTGAAGAAGTTCATCCGCTATAACTGCAACGTGCTGGCCGACAACCTCGGGGTGAAGCGCTCCTTCGAGGACGAGGAAATCAACCCCATCGTCCGCAACGGCATCAAGGCCAAGGGCACCACCCACGATTTTTTCAGTGCCAAGGGCAACTCCTACGCCAAGATTGCCGTGGAAGCCCTGACCGAAGACGACCTCGACGACATCTGGCCCGAACCCCGCCGCGTGACCCGCAAAGACCCCGCTCGCCCCGCCCACCTGGAGGCCCTGGCCCATGACTGA
- the nrdI gene encoding class Ib ribonucleoside-diphosphate reductase assembly flavoprotein NrdI: MQLIFDSMTGNTRRFACKVAGLTGLEAVALADADPHQPYLLLTYTFGSGAVPDSTASFLGQHGALMRGVVSSGSFHWGDSFGRAGDMIAAQYGVPYVARVNKSGNAADVQAVADWLGAYVSHAAD, from the coding sequence ATGCAACTGATCTTCGATTCCATGACCGGCAACACCCGCCGCTTCGCCTGCAAGGTCGCGGGACTGACGGGGCTGGAGGCGGTGGCTCTGGCTGACGCTGACCCCCACCAACCCTACTTGCTGCTGACCTATACCTTCGGGAGCGGGGCCGTGCCGGACAGCACCGCCTCCTTTCTGGGCCAGCATGGGGCGCTGATGCGCGGAGTGGTCAGCAGCGGTAGCTTTCACTGGGGCGACAGCTTCGGGCGGGCAGGGGACATGATCGCGGCGCAGTACGGCGTGCCTTACGTGGCGCGGGTCAATAAATCGGGGAACGCTGCTGACGTGCAGGCCGTGGCCGACTGGCTGGGAGCGTACGTCAGCCACGCGGCGGACTGA
- the nrdE gene encoding class 1b ribonucleoside-diphosphate reductase subunit alpha produces MERWIELNNKVLAGTEINTTFDTDALQVYFQEKVNPNTVFFHDLKEKIRYMTENGVWDASLFERYSYDEVQQVFNRAYGYKFRFKSFMGAYKFYSEYATMTPDRSRWLERYEDRMSITALARSSTVEEALELVHHLVNQTFTPATPTLMNSGKANTGRLVSCFLLQDCTDNLNSITKTLSFVAELSKGGGGIGVEVSNLRARGESLRGIQNVTKGVMGVAKMLDNMLRYADQAGQRPGAGAIYLSVMHADFMDVLSAKKIASDEDSRLKTLSVGATIPDIFMQKVRSGEDIYQFYPYSIEQETGREFTSIDWNSEYQALADNPRIRKKRVSARRVFEDIAITQGESGYPYLLFEGNANRANPIPNVGKILMSNLCSEILQPTRPSYFHPYGEEHKDTIGLDVSCNLSSLVIEQTMKSGDMGRVVGAAIRMLDDVARSTSVTEVPAVKRANDEMRSIGLGAMGLHSFLAKNELIYGSEEALDFVDTFFAAVHYHARKASMEIARDTGFVFGGFEGSRYADGSYFEQYLAKDFTPKTAEVAALFEGHTLPTREDWAQLVRDIQQHGLAHSFVMAVAPTGSISYVSHASASIMPITEKVETRTSNKARTIYPMPHLNVDTEWYYEEAYDMDMNRVLDTVATAQRHVDQGISCTLFVPGNSSTRDLQRYYIQAYLKGVKTLYYTRMRKTTIEECLTCAV; encoded by the coding sequence ATGGAACGCTGGATAGAACTGAACAACAAGGTGCTTGCGGGCACCGAAATCAACACCACTTTTGATACCGACGCCCTGCAGGTTTATTTTCAGGAGAAGGTCAACCCCAACACGGTCTTTTTCCACGACCTGAAGGAAAAAATCCGTTACATGACCGAAAACGGGGTCTGGGACGCCAGCCTGTTCGAGCGCTACAGCTACGACGAGGTGCAGCAGGTCTTCAACCGCGCCTACGGCTACAAGTTCCGCTTCAAGTCGTTCATGGGTGCCTATAAGTTCTATTCCGAGTACGCCACCATGACCCCCGACCGCTCGCGCTGGCTGGAACGCTACGAGGACCGCATGAGCATTACCGCGCTGGCCCGCAGCAGCACGGTGGAAGAGGCGCTGGAACTGGTGCATCACCTCGTCAACCAGACCTTTACCCCGGCCACCCCCACCCTGATGAACTCCGGCAAGGCCAACACCGGCCGCCTGGTCAGCTGCTTTCTGCTCCAGGACTGCACCGACAACCTCAACTCGATTACCAAGACCCTCAGCTTCGTGGCCGAACTGAGCAAGGGCGGCGGCGGTATCGGGGTAGAGGTGAGCAACCTGCGTGCCCGTGGCGAGAGCCTGCGCGGTATCCAGAACGTGACCAAGGGCGTGATGGGTGTCGCCAAGATGCTGGACAACATGTTGCGCTACGCCGACCAGGCCGGGCAGCGTCCCGGCGCGGGCGCCATCTACCTCAGCGTGATGCACGCCGACTTCATGGACGTGCTGAGCGCCAAGAAAATCGCTTCCGACGAGGACTCGCGTCTCAAGACCCTCAGCGTGGGCGCCACCATCCCCGACATCTTCATGCAGAAGGTGCGTTCCGGCGAGGACATCTACCAGTTCTACCCCTACTCCATCGAGCAGGAAACCGGCCGCGAGTTCACCTCTATCGACTGGAACAGCGAGTATCAGGCGCTGGCCGACAACCCCCGTATCCGCAAGAAGCGCGTCTCTGCGCGGCGGGTCTTCGAGGACATCGCCATCACCCAGGGCGAGAGCGGTTACCCCTACCTGCTGTTCGAGGGCAACGCCAACCGCGCCAACCCCATTCCCAACGTGGGCAAGATTCTGATGAGCAACCTCTGCTCGGAAATCCTGCAGCCCACCCGCCCCAGCTACTTCCACCCCTACGGTGAGGAGCACAAGGACACCATCGGCCTGGACGTGAGCTGCAACCTGTCCAGCCTGGTGATCGAGCAGACCATGAAAAGCGGCGACATGGGCCGCGTGGTGGGCGCCGCCATCCGTATGCTGGACGACGTGGCCCGCTCCACCTCCGTCACCGAGGTGCCGGCCGTCAAGCGTGCCAACGACGAGATGCGCTCCATCGGCCTGGGCGCGATGGGTCTGCACTCGTTCCTGGCGAAGAACGAACTGATTTACGGCTCGGAAGAGGCGCTGGACTTCGTGGACACCTTTTTTGCGGCGGTTCACTACCACGCCCGCAAAGCCAGCATGGAAATCGCCCGTGACACCGGTTTCGTGTTCGGTGGCTTCGAGGGCAGCCGCTACGCCGACGGCTCCTACTTCGAGCAGTATCTGGCCAAGGACTTCACTCCCAAGACCGCCGAGGTGGCCGCGCTGTTCGAGGGGCACACCCTGCCGACGCGGGAAGACTGGGCGCAGCTGGTCCGCGATATCCAGCAGCACGGCCTGGCCCACTCCTTCGTCATGGCGGTTGCGCCGACCGGCTCCATTTCCTACGTGTCGCACGCCTCGGCCAGCATCATGCCGATTACCGAAAAGGTCGAGACGCGCACCTCCAACAAGGCCCGCACCATCTACCCGATGCCGCACCTGAACGTGGACACCGAGTGGTACTACGAAGAAGCCTACGACATGGATATGAACCGCGTGCTGGACACGGTCGCCACGGCCCAGCGCCATGTGGACCAGGGCATCAGCTGCACGCTGTTCGTGCCCGGGAACTCCAGCACCCGCGACCTGCAACGCTACTACATCCAGGCGTACCTCAAGGGCGTCAAGACCCTCTACTACACCCGAATGCGCAAGACCACCATCGAGGAATGCCTGACCTGCGCCGTGTAA